The Phycisphaerae bacterium sequence TTTCCTGTCGATGGGCTGGAAGCCGGACGATCCGAGCAGCGTCGCGGGGACCGGGAAGTTCATCGATGCGAAGTGGGACCTGGCCAGCGACGAAGAGCGGCTGATCTACTTCCTGGCGGCGGCGGCCCCGAACGCGGAGCACGCGCTCGCGCCCGAAATGTACTACCGGCTGAAGCGCGTGGTGAAGCGACACGCCGAAATGCCACCGTTCGTCGTGTCGTGGCCGGGGTCGCTGTTCACGTACTTTTTCAGCCACTGCTGGATCGATTATCGGTCGCTGGACGCCGACGATCCGGCGAAGTTCAAGGTTGATGCGGTCGCCGTCGACTGGTTCGAGAACTCACGCCGGGCCGTGCTCACGCAACGCCAGCGGTGCATCGAGCAAATCGGGCGGTTCCAGACGTTCGCGCCCGACCGCTGGGGCCTGAGCGCGTGCTCGGCGCGCGATGGCTACATCGTGCCGGAAGTGCGACCCAACCTGAGTGACACCGATCAGTGGCACGAGGGAACCGTGGCCCCGTACGCCGCCGGCTCGGCAATCATGTTCGCGCCGGCGGAGGGGGTCGCGGCGTTGCGGGCGTTTCGCGAACTGAAGGACGCGGATGGCCGGTTGGCGGTCTGGCGTGACCCGAACGAGGGCGGTTACGGGCTGGTCGACTCGTTCAATCTGGGTCAGAAGTTCGCCTGCGATGACTACGTCGGGATCGACCACGGACCGCTGTTGCTGGCGATCGAGAACGCGCGAACCGGGCTGATCTGGAAGCTGTTCATGCGCCACCAAACGGCCCGACGTGGGTTGGAGCGGCTCCGGCTGCGACCGTAGCGTCCGCGGTACCGCTTCCGAAGGCGGCGCGTGGACGGGCGGGGGTTATCGCGGCTGCGGACGGGTTTTGATTGACTTCGGGGGCAGCGTGGGGTATGCTATGAAAGCGCTTTCAGTTGCACGTGGCTTCTGCCGCGAGACGCGACTGAGTTGCTCTTGCGAGGATGCCGCCTTATGAGTACGGCCGTGAAGGCGATTACGGATAGCGGGGACGCAGCGCGCGCGGCACCGCTGGTGTCCAACCCCTACGGGCACTTCGCCACCGACGGTTCGGAGTTCCGCATCACCGACGCGAAGACGCCGCGCCCCTGGGCAAACATCATCGCTACCCCGCGCCTGGGACTGGCAGTCAGCCACACCGGCAGCGGCTTCACCTGGATCGACAACTCGCAGCTCGCTGTTATCACGCGTTGGCAGCAGGACTTGGCGCACGATTCCTCGGGCAAGTTCCTGTATGTGCGCGATGCGGACACGGGCGCGCTCTGGTCGCTGTCACCGGCGCCTGTCTGGGCCGAGCTGGACGAGTACGCCTGCCGCCACGGACTCGGGTACACGACCTTCGAGACCGCCCACGCCGGCATCGCCGCGAAGTGGACGCTGTTCTGCCATCCGCGTGAGCCGGTGGAGCTCTGGCGCGTCGAGCTGCAGAACCTGACCGACCGGCCGCGGCGGCTGGAGCTGTGTGCGTACCTCGAATGGTGCTGCGGGGTGGCACCGTCGCCGCGGCGCGAGTTTCACAAGTTGTTCCTGGAGACGGAATTCGACGCGCCCCGGCGGGCGATCTTCGCGCGAAACCACATGTGGGAGGTGCCGACGGAGAAGTACGGGCACTGGAACACGTCGTTCCCGTACGAAAGCGCGTTTGCCTGCACGGAGAAGATCCTGTCGGCGCAGGGGGACAAGGCCGCGTTCGTGGGGCGCTATGGCAGCCTCGCCGCGCCGGAGGCGCTGCGCGAGGACGTGTGGAAGCTTCACTTCGGCCGGCACGAGGATGCGATCGCGGCGTTGCGCAGCGCGATCGAACTGCGGCCCGGGCAGAAGCGGCCGCTTGGCTACGCGCTGGCGGTGGCAGGGTCGCGCGACGCCGTCGAGCACGCACTGGACGAAACCCTGCGCGTGGACCTGATCGACCAGGCGCTCGAGGAGACGCGGAGCGACTGGCGAATACGCCTGGCAGGGCAGCGCGTGGATACGCCGGAACCGTCGATCAATTACCTGGTGAACGACTGGCTGCGCTACCAGGCGATCTCGGGGCGCTTGTGGGGGCGCTGCGGGTACTACCAGCAGAGCGGGGCGTTCGGGTTCCGCGATCAGTTGCAGGACTCGCAGGTGTGGCTGCCGATCGACCCGGCGCGTTGCCGCGCGCAGATCAAGTTGCACGCGGCGCACCAGTTCGCGGACGGATCGGTCTACCACTGGTGGCACCC is a genomic window containing:
- a CDS encoding glycosyl transferase family 36, producing MSTAVKAITDSGDAARAAPLVSNPYGHFATDGSEFRITDAKTPRPWANIIATPRLGLAVSHTGSGFTWIDNSQLAVITRWQQDLAHDSSGKFLYVRDADTGALWSLSPAPVWAELDEYACRHGLGYTTFETAHAGIAAKWTLFCHPREPVELWRVELQNLTDRPRRLELCAYLEWCCGVAPSPRREFHKLFLETEFDAPRRAIFARNHMWEVPTEKYGHWNTSFPYESAFACTEKILSAQGDKAAFVGRYGSLAAPEALREDVWKLHFGRHEDAIAALRSAIELRPGQKRPLGYALAVAGSRDAVEHALDETLRVDLIDQALEETRSDWRIRLAGQRVDTPEPSINYLVNDWLRYQAISGRLWGRCGYYQQSGAFGFRDQLQDSQVWLPIDPARCRAQIKLHAAHQFADGSVYHWWHPLSEQGHVTRMTDDLLWLAFVTANYIRETGDLSVLQDTAPFIDDPQPQPLVEHVRRAFARVFKRTSPRGLPYIGAGDWNDGLSAAGLQERGESIWLGHFLAGLLADWAEIYGRTGDLKQAADFDQRRTALIAAINEYGWDGGWYLRATLDNGAKLGSAENRVARIFLNAQTWAVLNDVAPAERAAQCMAAVRKYLVGEAGALLLAPAFDRPVPEIGYITRYAPGLRENGGVYTHAATWAIAAACKMRDHELVGRLLTAINPAVKDPERYWAEPYVLPGNVDGPDSPHFCRGGWTWYTGSAAWLHRVIHEWVLGVRPEWDGLRLDPCLPPGWDKVRVRRSYRGSELDIMIVRDGQGTVTIKLDGQPCAGNVVPATALDGKSHQVHVSC